A single genomic interval of Lathyrus oleraceus cultivar Zhongwan6 chromosome 7, CAAS_Psat_ZW6_1.0, whole genome shotgun sequence harbors:
- the LOC127103170 gene encoding uncharacterized protein LOC127103170, translated as MAEKEEMLEREEVPPKINDPKEFNITCTIEGMKIPQALCDLGSNIIVMPLSKFKELEIGDIVPSKMTQTLADSSVTRPLGVIQDVLVHVDVLTFPTEFVIIEMKNDSEGFVILGRPFLATKKANIDVEIGELILKFNKEKVVYHAYQWTQYVEGLEACY; from the coding sequence ATGGCTGAAAAAGAGGAGATGTTAGAACGGGAGGAAGTTCCACCAAAGATTAATGATCCCAAAGAGTTCAACATTACTTGCACCATTGAGGGGATGAAAATACCACAGGCTTTATGTGACTTAGGATCAAACATTATTGTCATGCCACTGAGCAAATTTAAGGAATTGGAGATAGGAGATATTGTACCAAGCAAAATGACACAAACTTTGGCCGACTCATCTGTGACTCGTCCGCTTGGTGTTATACAAGATGTGCTAGTTCATGTTGATGTATTGACCTTCCCTACAGAGTTTGTCATAATTGAAATGAAAAATGATTCAGAAGGGTTCGTGATTCTTGGGCGCCCATTCTTGGCAACCAAGAAGGCAAACATAGATGTGGAGATCGGTGAGTTAATTCTGAAGTTTAATAAGGAGAAAGTGGTATATCATGCCTATCAATGGACACAATATGTAGAGGGTCTTGAGGCATGCTATTAA